The region GTTACTTAGGTTTTCCCGAGATGAGATGGCAGTCTTGTAGGTGGTCATCGACAAGCCCCACTGCCTGCATATAGGCATACATGATGGTGGAGCCGACAAAATTCATGCCGCGTTTTTTCAAGTCTTTGGAGAGAGCGTCGCTCACCTCCGTCTTGGTGGGCAGCTCTTTTATGGATTTTTTTCTTTTGGAAGAGGAGACTTTCGGGCAGAATTTTTTTAGGTAGCTGGCAAAGGAGCTAAACTCTTTTTGGATAGCGAGGAATGCGATGGCGTTTTGTCTCGCGCTCCATATTTTTAATCGGTTACGGACTATCTCGGGATTTTGCGTAAGTCCTTCCAGTTCCTGATCGCTCATGGTGGCAACTTTTTTTGGATCGAAGGCATGGAAGGCTTTTCTGTACCCCTCTCTTTTTTTGAGAACAGTCTCGAAACTGAGGCCAGCCTGTGCGCCCTCGAGAATCAGCATCTCAAAGAGGTGGCGGTCGTCGCTTGATGGGACGCCCCACTCATGGTCATGGTAGTTTGCCAAAAGCTC is a window of Estrella lausannensis DNA encoding:
- a CDS encoding DNA-3-methyladenine glycosylase I, translated to MTIDGIDGKKRCFGGKEGQELLANYHDHEWGVPSSDDRHLFEMLILEGAQAGLSFETVLKKREGYRKAFHAFDPKKVATMSDQELEGLTQNPEIVRNRLKIWSARQNAIAFLAIQKEFSSFASYLKKFCPKVSSSKRKKSIKELPTKTEVSDALSKDLKKRGMNFVGSTIMYAYMQAVGLVDDHLQDCHLISGKPK